One Asterias rubens chromosome 1, eAstRub1.3, whole genome shotgun sequence genomic region harbors:
- the LOC117296348 gene encoding uncharacterized protein K02A2.6-like, translated as MDKDVLRLVRSCHGCQLVSAMPNPEPLHPTQMPTGPWQDLAIDLLGPLPSKHYVFVVVDYYSRFYEVEIMKDTTTAKIVNALENMFSRYGLPRSITSDNGPQFRSEVFKEYLNENGINHRLVTPLHPAANGEVERQNRSLMKRIRIAHAQSQDWKREIRSYMFAYRTTPHSTTGVSPAELMFGRKLRTKLPQIEELEYRNDEEVQDRDALMKHKNKLYVDNKRRAEESDLKKGDAVLVKQSQQNKMSTPFHAVPYTLVEKQGNSCTVESPEGVKYKRNSTHVKKYQQTESDTSQESIEDPIQNEDISGDIVDPQVSISSPMLGSPRAVRTTRNCLPKRFDDFVMDV; from the coding sequence ATGGATAAAGATGTTTTGAGATTAGTTCGATCATGTCATGGATGTCAACTAGTAAGTGCGATGCCCAACCCAGAACCATTGCATCCAACGCAAATGCCTACGGGTCCTTGGCAGGACTTGGCCATTGACCTACTGGGACCTCTCCCATCAAAACACTATGTGTTTGTTGTGGTAGACTATTACAGTAGATTTTATGAAGTAGAAATTATGAAAGATACTACAACAGCTAAGATTGTGAATGCACTGGAGAATATGTTCTCTCGTTATGGGCTACCAAGGTCAATTACCTCGGACAACGGCCCACAGTTCAGGTCAGAAGTGTTCAAGGAATACTTAAATGAAAATGGTATTAACCATAGATTAGTGACACCTCTGCACCCTGCAGCAAATGGTGAAGTTGAACGACAAAACAGATCGCTGATGAAGCGCATTAGAATAGCTCATGCTCAGTCACAGGACTGGAAAAGGGAAATCCGGTCATACATGTTTGCGTACAGAACAACTCCTCATAGCACTACAGGTGTGTCCCCAGCTGAGTTAATGTTTGGGCGAAAACTCAGAACAAAATTGCCACAAATAGAGGAGTTAGAGTACAGAAATGATGAGGAAGTTCAAGACAGAGATGCTCTGAtgaaacacaaaaataagttgTATGTAGATAACAAAAGAAGAGCAGAAGAAAGTGATCTGAAAAAGGGAGATGCTGTACTGGTGAAGCaaagtcaacaaaacaaaatgagtacACCATTTCATGCAGTGCCATACACATTAGTGGAGAAACAGGGTAACAGTTGCACTGTTGAATCTCCAGAGGGagtgaaatacaaaagaaatagCACTCATGTAAAGAAATACCAGCAAACAGAGTCTGACACTAGTCAGGAGAGTATCGAAGATCCAATACAGAATGAGGATATTAGTGGAGACATTGTAGACCCACAAGTCTCCATCTCAAGTCCAATGCTAGGTTCACCAAGGGCAGTTCGTACAACGAGAAACTGTCTCCCTAAGcgttttgatgattttgtaaTGGATGTTTAG
- the LOC117296366 gene encoding uncharacterized protein K02A2.6-like codes for MAQNIQLNGVEKFDPHGDPAQLRQMWRRWLRGFEYFAVGKGVTNQGQKKALLLHCTGPDVQDIFFSLTEEEGTDEYDKAVKTLNKHFEVKINVPYERYGFRNMEQAAGETVDQYIVRLRQKALLCEFDKSDEEIRDQVIAQCKSHKIRTKLLEKGQSLTLDRLRMIATNVELTEKQSKDMEAKKPDYGPHVNAVRRHKASDYEQRRKNGEHGDASKGYRGGAGTRQHANGDQCFRCGHRGHYARDQECPARNAVCNKCGNRGHYGVACKTQTSKNRKDNYEQKDAKWRNNKGQKWNGTGGNKPRGKVHTVQEDTKTGSDTEFAFHVGMVGSNKEEKIKVSLGQGIPVDVIIDSGASVNIIDKSLWEELKGKRIQCKSERSNKKLYAYGSTNPLKVLGKFVTKIKVDGMSHEDTEVEADFYVTENKGSALLGKDTSVELGVLKIGVNLVAGEVIDSYPECFQGVGKLKDHKLKLHIDKEVRPVAQHMYRVPYTLREKVSDKLDELESLSIIEKVNHPTSWVSPVIVVPKPNGDIRLCVDMRQANKAIIRERHPIPTVDEILYNMNGSEVFSKLDMKYGYHQIELEEDSREITTFVTHKGLYRYTRLMFGISAAPEKYQQVIAQVLHDCEGVQNISDDIVVHGKNQAEHDERLVKVMQRLKEKNLTLNKEKCQFGLTKITFMGHVLSKNGVEPTEGRIKAMKEARPPNNAAEIKSFLGLVNFLARYIPNLATVAEPLRRLTRKMRSSHGAKNNKTVLMC; via the coding sequence ATGGCGCAGAATATCCAGCTGAATGGAGTTGAGAAATTTGACCCTCATGGTGACCCCGCACAGTTGAGACAAATGTGGCGGCGATGGTTGCGTGGGTTTGAGTATTTTGCTGTTGGAAAGGGAGTCACAAATCAAGGACAGAAGAAAGCCCTTCTACTGCATTGTACCGGTCCTGACGTTCAGGATATTTTCTTTTCCCTGACGGAGGAGGAGGGAACAGACGAGTATGATAAAGCCGTGAAAACCTTGAACAAACATTTCGAAGTGAAAATCAACGTGCCGTACGAACGCTATGGTTTTCGCAACATGGAACAGGCGGCCGGGGAAACAGTTGATCAGTACATAGTGCGGCTCCGACAGAAGGCATTATTATGCGAGTTTGACAAGTCAGACGAGGAGATCAGGGACCAGGTGATTGCACAATGTAAGTCACATAAAATTCGTACCAAACTGTTAGAAAAGGGGCAATCATTAACACTTGACCGTTTGAGGATGATCGCAACAAATGTAGAATTGACTGAGAAACAGTCCAAGGATATGGAGGCGAAGAAACCAGACTATGGTCCACATGTAAATGCTGTAAGGCGACACAAGGCCTCTGACTACGAGCAAAGGAGAAAGAATGGTGAACATGGAGACGCCAGCAAGGGTTATAGAGGCGGCGCTGGGACAAGACAACATGCCAACGGTGATCAGTGTTTCCGTTGTGGACACAGAGGACATTATGCCCGTGATCAGGAGTGTCCAGCCCGAAATGCGGTGTGCAACAAATGCGGAAATCGCGGACATTATGGAGTTGCTTGCAAGACCCAGACGAGCAAAAACAGAAAAGACAATTACGAGCAAAAGGATGCCAAATGGAGAAATAACAAAGGACAAAAATGGAATGGAACCGGAGGAAATAAACCAAGAGGAAAAGTTCACACAGTGCAAGAAGACACTAAAACTGGTAGTGACACTGAATTTGCATTCCATGTAGGCATGGTGGGAAGTAATAAAGAGGAAAAGATCAAAGTAAGTTTGGGGCAGGGCATACCAGTAGATGTTATCATTGACAGTGGAGCTTCAGTAAATATCATTGACAAAAGTCTGTGGGAGGAATTGAAAGGTAAAAGAATTCAGTGTAAATCTGAAAGAAGTAATAAGAAGTTGTATGCATATGGATCAACAAATCCATTAAAGGTTCTTGGTAAATTTGTAACCAAAATTAAAGTTGATGGTATGAGTCATGAAGACACTGAAGTAGAAGCAGATTTTTATGTCACAGAAAATAAAGGGTCTGCACTTCTAGGTAAAGATACAAGTGTTGAACTGGGTGTGCTTAAGATTGGTGTAAACCTTGTGGCTGGAGAAGTGATAGATAGTTATCCAGAATGTTTTCAAGGGGTAGGAAAGTTGAAGGACCATAAGCTGAAGTTGCACATTGACAAAGAGGTTAGACCAGTGGCACAACACATGTACCGGGTACCATACACCTTAAGAGAGAAGGTCAGTGACAAACTAGATGAATTAGAGTCACTAAGTATAATAGAGAAAGTTAATCACCCAACTTCGTGGGTAAGCCCAGTGATTgttgtacccaaaccaaatggCGATATTCGACTGTGTGTTGATATGCGACAAGCCAATAAGGCCATAATCAGAGAAAGGCATCCTATTCCTACTGTTGATGAGATTTTGTACAATATGAATGGTAGTGAAGTTTTCAGTAAGTTAGATATGAAGTATGGGTATCACCAGATAGAATTGGAAGAAGATTCACGAGAAATCACAACGTTTGTAACCCATAAAGGCCTGTATAGGTATACACGATTGATGTTTGGCATAAGTGCAGCACCAGAGAAGTACCAGCAAGTAATAGCTCAGGTACTACATGATTGTGAAGGAGTTCAAAACATATCAGATGATATTGTTGTTCATGGAAAAAACCAAGCAGAGCACGATGAAAGACTAGTGAAAGTCATGCAGAGACTGAAGGAAAAGAACTTGACCTTAAATAAGGAAAAGTGTCAGTTTGGTTTGACAAAGATTACGTTCATGGGTCATGTGTTATCCAAAAACGGAGTTGAGCCCACAGAGGGGAGAATCAAAGCCATGAAAGAGGCAAGACCCCCCAACAATGCAGCCGAAATCAAGAGTTTTCTGGGACTTGTGAATTTCTTAGCACGATACATTCCAAATTTGGCCACTGTGGCTGAACCATTGCGTAGGCTGACTAGAAAAATGAGAAGTTCACATGGGgcaaagaacaacaaaacagttttgatgTGTTGA